A window of Salmo salar unplaced genomic scaffold, Ssal_v3.1, whole genome shotgun sequence contains these coding sequences:
- the LOC106572488 gene encoding paralemmin-2, which yields LESEIGLLESEECQISAKEQTLRERLRKTERSIEDLQKSLQNEHDAVSNASPQQPDQLLDQLHDQLPDQLPDQLLDQLPDQLPDQQPDIRDSSTTSPHQATASTAPASGEQPKKPVMYAMEINVEKDRKTGDTRILSASAVSPDEVPDRGVKVFDDGRKVVYEVRSGGSSTLDNGVHRWSSQQVDELMKRVGATTGCAQGGKAKVTVNPADADDPKTSPRSTDPSADLPTNYTPYTTPPAVPSSGTTAHKMPKPQAPSAPITTQPPPCQEVIYEGEVTEAPQATAEKPITMIFMGYHNVDDQDETKRLLGFDGTIKAEIVLIDEDDEKSLREKTVTDGYSTVDGNAADLVSGARPLSDTTELSSEGKDESSATATKELPSPAGIEKKKPCRCCTIM from the exons GTTGGAGTCAGAGATTGGTCTGTTGGAGAGCGAGGAGTGTCAGATCTCAGCTAAAGAGCAGAcactcagagagagactgaggaaaaCAGAGAGGTCCATAGAAGACCTACAGAAA AGTCTCCAGAATGAGCATG ATGCTGTGAGTAACGCCTCACCCCAGCAGCCAGACCAGCTCCTCGACCAGCTCCACGACCAGCTCCCCGACCAGCTCCCCGACCAGCTCCTCGACCAGCTCCCCGACCAGCTCCCCGACCAGCAGCCAGACATCAGAGACTCCTCCACCACTTCTCCTCATCAGGCCACAGCCTCAACAGCACCTGCCTCTGGGGAGCAGCCAAAGAAACCTG TGATGTACGCCATGGAGATCAACGTGGAGAAGGACAGAAAGACAGGGGACACCAGGATCCTGTCAGCTTCTGCAGTCAGCCCTGACGAGGTGCCTGACCGCGGGGTCAAGGTTTTCGACGACGGCCGGAAGGTTGTCTACGAGGTCCGCTCAGGGGGGTCCTCTACCCTGGACAATGGGGTTCACCGCTGGAGCTCCCAACAGGTGGATGAGCTGATGAAGCGGGTCGGGGCGACCACTGGCTGTGCTCAGGGAGGCAAGGCTAAGGTCACCGTCAACCCCGCCGACGCTGATGACCCCAAAACCTCCCCTAGGTCCACTGACCCCTCCGCTGACCTCCCTACCAACTACACCCCCTACACTACCCCCCCAGCTGTCCCTAGCTCTGGCACCACGGCCCACAAGATGCCCAAGCCCCAGGCTCCAAGCGCCCCCATCACCACCCAGCCTCCACCCTGCCAGGAGGTGATATACGAGGGTGAGGTGACGGAGGCTCCCCAGGCTACGGCGGAGAAGCCGATCACTATGATCTTCATGGGTTATCATAATGTAGACGACCAGGATGAGACCAAGAGGCTGCTGGGATTCGACGGCACCATCAAGGCTGAGATCGTCCTGATCGATGAGGACGATGAGAAGTCGCTACGGGAGAAAACGGTGACAGACGGTTACTCCACCGTGGACGGCAACGCCGCCGACCTGGTGTCTGGCGCGCGGCCGCTCAGCGACACCACCGAACTGTCGTCGGAGGGGAAGGACGAGAGCTCTGCCACGGCCACCAAGGAACTCCCCTCCCCAGCAGGTATAGAGAAGAAAAAGCCCTGCCGCTGCTGTACTATCATGTAA